From a single Calditrichota bacterium genomic region:
- the recG gene encoding ATP-dependent DNA helicase RecG, producing the protein MVEKKPLKTSIRFLRGIGEKRGVFLEKIGIKTVEELLEYFPRAYLDRQHVSEIRDLRAGMDATVVGKVTSFRMIPGRKSRFVLRLFDGTGELNCVWFKGGFYLKNKFQLGETLAVSGKVRFFGGFQITHPDIDRISDFNDGEKLNTGKILPQYHTTHDLSDVGLDSRGIRRILYRAVLDYSQFVTENLPDDLRRRHGLLGRREAVSAIHFPDSPEQLESAIRRLKFEELFFLQLMLAYRRYLSRQKEEGIAFAAVGKRTRNLVENLPFRLTDAQKRVIREIWSDMKKPMPMNRLLQGDVGSGKTIVALVAMLLAVENGFQAALMVPTEILAEQHYLTFHRMLERLGVRVALLTGSQKKKEKESALKALREGYLDMAIGTHALIQESVNFKALGLVVIDEQHRFGVLQRATLRAKGKRPDVLIMTATPIPRTLSLTVYGDLDVSVLDEKPANRKPVITTWRTEKKREDIYKFVKAQLQSGRQAYVVFPLVEESEKMDLRAATEAYESFRRGIFSDTPIGLLHGRMKASEKEAAMEAFKQGKIRLLVSTTVIEVGVDVPNATVMVVEHAERFGLTQLHQLRGRVGRGADQAYCILLAYQPISKEARQRLAAMKSTEDGFKLAEVDLKLRGPGEFFGTRQHGMPQLKLAHIVEDSDLLKKARKEAFHLVQTDPALKLHDHARVREFFLERYRDKWGLIKIG; encoded by the coding sequence ATGGTAGAGAAGAAGCCTCTTAAAACCTCGATTCGCTTTTTGAGGGGGATTGGCGAAAAGAGGGGTGTGTTCCTTGAAAAAATCGGCATTAAAACCGTCGAAGAACTGCTGGAGTATTTTCCACGGGCTTATTTGGACCGCCAGCACGTGAGCGAGATTCGGGATTTAAGGGCCGGAATGGATGCCACGGTCGTGGGCAAGGTTACCTCTTTCCGGATGATCCCGGGTCGAAAATCGCGCTTTGTGCTTCGTTTGTTCGATGGTACCGGTGAGCTGAATTGTGTGTGGTTCAAGGGCGGGTTTTATCTGAAGAATAAATTTCAATTGGGAGAAACCCTTGCCGTAAGCGGAAAGGTGCGCTTTTTTGGGGGATTTCAGATAACGCACCCTGACATTGACAGAATTTCCGATTTTAATGACGGCGAAAAATTGAACACGGGAAAAATTCTGCCTCAGTATCACACAACCCACGATTTGAGCGATGTGGGCCTGGACAGCCGTGGAATCCGGCGCATTTTGTATCGGGCCGTTCTGGATTATTCCCAATTTGTAACGGAAAATTTGCCGGATGACCTGCGCCGCCGCCACGGGCTTTTGGGCAGGCGGGAGGCCGTCAGTGCCATTCACTTTCCGGATTCGCCCGAACAGTTGGAATCAGCCATTCGCCGGTTGAAGTTTGAGGAACTCTTCTTTTTGCAACTTATGCTGGCGTACCGCCGGTATCTTTCCCGTCAAAAAGAAGAGGGAATTGCCTTTGCTGCCGTTGGAAAGCGCACGCGAAATCTGGTTGAAAATCTGCCGTTTCGGCTGACCGATGCCCAGAAGCGGGTCATCCGCGAGATTTGGTCAGATATGAAAAAGCCCATGCCTATGAATCGCCTGCTTCAGGGAGACGTGGGCTCCGGAAAGACGATTGTGGCTCTGGTGGCCATGCTTCTGGCGGTGGAAAACGGATTTCAGGCCGCGTTAATGGTTCCAACGGAAATTCTGGCGGAGCAACACTACCTGACGTTTCATCGGATGTTGGAGCGCCTGGGGGTTCGAGTGGCACTGCTCACGGGAAGCCAAAAGAAAAAGGAAAAAGAAAGCGCCTTGAAAGCCTTACGGGAGGGGTATCTGGATATGGCCATTGGCACCCATGCCCTGATTCAGGAGTCGGTGAATTTTAAAGCGCTTGGATTAGTGGTGATCGACGAGCAGCATCGGTTTGGCGTGTTGCAGCGGGCAACTCTGCGTGCAAAGGGAAAACGGCCGGATGTGCTGATCATGACGGCAACACCGATTCCGCGCACACTTTCGCTTACCGTTTACGGCGATCTGGATGTTTCCGTTCTGGATGAAAAACCGGCCAACCGGAAGCCGGTCATTACCACCTGGCGCACGGAGAAAAAACGGGAGGATATTTACAAATTTGTAAAGGCGCAACTTCAGTCCGGGCGGCAGGCCTATGTGGTGTTCCCGCTGGTGGAAGAATCGGAAAAGATGGATTTGCGGGCGGCGACTGAAGCATACGAATCCTTTCGGCGGGGAATTTTTAGCGATACTCCCATCGGCCTTCTTCACGGGAGAATGAAAGCCAGCGAAAAAGAAGCCGCAATGGAGGCGTTTAAACAGGGGAAAATTCGGCTTTTAGTCAGCACAACGGTCATTGAGGTGGGAGTGGATGTTCCCAACGCCACGGTGATGGTAGTGGAGCATGCCGAACGGTTTGGATTAACCCAGCTTCACCAGCTTCGGGGGCGTGTGGGGCGCGGGGCGGATCAGGCGTACTGTATTTTACTGGCCTACCAGCCCATTTCAAAAGAGGCCCGACAGCGGTTGGCGGCCATGAAATCGACCGAAGACGGGTTTAAACTGGCGGAAGTGGATTTAAAGCTGCGCGGCCCCGGTGAATTTTTTGGCACCCGGCAGCACGGGATGCCGCAATTGAAATTGGCTCATATTGTGGAGGATTCCGATCTGCTAAAAAAGGCGCGAAAAGAAGCCTTTCATCTGGTTCAAACAGACCCGGCGCTGAAATTACATGATCATGCCCGCGTCCGGGAATTCTTTTTGGAACGATATCGGGATAAATGGGGTCTAATAAAAATTGGCTAA
- a CDS encoding DUF4139 domain-containing protein, whose amino-acid sequence MKKIAIIGVFLVLWLPVTGQAGSGKKSVSVTVYSNNLALVEEIRPVLPTGGETLVRWENVPTQIDPTSVHLHWLGGYRNAILEQNFEYDLVNVRKLFRKYIDQTVQLKLKDQSTLSGRLLSAGESVILETQDKSIVSVRNDEIVQYTFRELPEGLITRPTLIWTLEKPVTKKQLMQVEYLTSGMSWHAEYVGVLSGKGNRLDVSGWASLENHSGAAFAGAALKLVAGQPHRVSGRRPMAYENRLMKTTVQAAVPRFSERAAFEYHLYNLKGKTTLKQNETKQIPLFGSKQVKFQKIYKFDGARWGKVVKVFLRFRNTKTEGIGQPLPAGKFRIYQKDGPRSSIFLGEDWIDHTPKGEMVTLNVGNAFDIRGTRTQTRVKRVAKRVREESYLMEIRNFKDQPVTVDVIEHLNYRAPQSQWTIRKSSRKFEKKDARTIIFHVKVGSHNAAKVTYTVRYEW is encoded by the coding sequence TTTGTGGCTCCCCGTGACCGGTCAGGCGGGTTCAGGCAAGAAGAGTGTTTCGGTGACGGTGTATTCAAACAATTTGGCGTTGGTAGAAGAGATACGGCCGGTTCTGCCAACCGGCGGGGAAACGCTGGTTCGGTGGGAGAATGTTCCCACGCAAATCGATCCCACATCGGTCCATTTGCACTGGCTTGGTGGCTACCGAAATGCTATCCTGGAGCAGAATTTTGAATACGATCTGGTGAATGTCCGAAAATTGTTCCGAAAATACATCGATCAAACCGTTCAACTGAAATTAAAGGATCAGTCGACGCTTTCGGGAAGGCTGTTGAGTGCCGGGGAATCCGTAATTCTGGAAACTCAGGACAAATCGATTGTTTCGGTCCGGAATGACGAAATTGTTCAGTACACATTTCGGGAACTTCCGGAGGGATTGATCACGCGTCCCACGCTGATCTGGACACTTGAAAAACCGGTCACAAAAAAACAACTGATGCAGGTGGAATATCTGACTTCCGGGATGAGCTGGCATGCAGAATACGTTGGGGTGCTTTCCGGGAAGGGAAATCGCCTTGACGTGTCGGGTTGGGCAAGTCTCGAAAATCACTCCGGGGCTGCATTTGCCGGGGCCGCATTAAAATTGGTGGCCGGGCAGCCGCATCGGGTCTCCGGGAGAAGACCCATGGCCTATGAAAATCGGTTGATGAAAACAACGGTACAGGCGGCGGTGCCGCGTTTCTCGGAACGGGCGGCATTCGAATATCATCTCTACAACCTGAAGGGGAAAACAACCCTCAAACAAAATGAGACCAAACAGATTCCCCTTTTCGGCTCAAAACAGGTAAAATTTCAGAAGATTTACAAATTTGACGGAGCACGCTGGGGGAAAGTGGTAAAGGTCTTTTTGCGCTTTCGCAATACCAAAACGGAGGGAATCGGTCAGCCTTTGCCGGCCGGCAAATTTCGTATTTATCAGAAAGATGGCCCGCGAAGCTCCATTTTCCTGGGTGAAGATTGGATTGATCACACGCCCAAGGGGGAAATGGTAACCCTAAACGTGGGAAATGCCTTTGATATTCGCGGTACGCGCACCCAAACCCGCGTAAAAAGAGTTGCAAAACGGGTGAGGGAAGAGAGTTATCTTATGGAAATTCGGAATTTTAAAGACCAGCCGGTAACCGTTGATGTCATTGAACATTTAAACTATCGGGCTCCACAAAGTCAGTGGACGATACGTAAATCGAGCCGGAAATTTGAGAAGAAAGATGCGCGCACCATCATTTTTCATGTAAAGGTCGGCTCACATAATGCAGCAAAAGTAACCTACACGGTTCGTTATGAATGGTAG